A DNA window from Patagioenas fasciata isolate bPatFas1 chromosome 1, bPatFas1.hap1, whole genome shotgun sequence contains the following coding sequences:
- the PRCP gene encoding lysosomal Pro-X carboxypeptidase isoform X3, whose amino-acid sequence MPRLLLFLLLLGASGALPALPRRRGARTPTVPYLIRYFQQQVDHFGFDDNLTFQQRYLIADQHWKKNNGPILFYTGNEGDVTWFSNNTGFMWDVAQELNAMVVFAEHRYYGESLPFGNESYSDSKRLNYLTSEQALADFAVLIEHLKSTIAGARYSPVIAIGGSYGGMLAAWFRMKYPHLVVGALAASAPIWQFGDLVPCGAFFSIVTKDFKRSGTGCAESIRNSWSAIDRLSSTDEGLLWLSKTFHLCSPLKNLQDVAVLKRGLSDTWINLAMMNYPYKADFLEPLPAWPIEEVCKFLKDPSLSDRLLLQNVFQAINIYYNYSGQILCFDMAETATKSLGHLGWNYQTCTEMVMPLCTDGVNDMFEPQKWDLKARSEECYKLWGVRPRPSWIISMYGGKNIHSHSNIIFRFPGIPLSCVKHGVYVQTLQSGPLTLLSKV is encoded by the exons GTTGATCACTTTGGATTTGATGATAATCTTACATTCCAGCAGCGGTATCTCATAGCAGATCAGCACTGGAAGAAAAACAATGGACCGATACTATTTTATACAGGCAATGAAGGGGATGTCACATGGTTCTCCAACAATACA GGTTTTATGTGGGATGTGGCTCAAGAACTTAACGCCATGGTAGTATTTGCTGAACATAGGTATTATGGAGAATCTTTGCCCTTTGGGAATGAGTCTTATAGT GACTCCAAGCGTCTGAATTACCTGACATCAGAACAAGCTCTGGCAGACTTTGCGGTACTGATTGAGCACTTAAAGTCGACCATTGCAGGAGCCCGTTACAGTCCTGTCATCGCTATAGGAGGGTCTTATGGAGGAATGCTTGCAGCCTGGTTTAGGATGAAGTACCCCCATCTGGTAGTTGG AGCTCTGGCAGCCTCTGCCCCCATCTGGCAGTTTGGTGATTTGGTTCCGTGTGGCGCTTTCTTCAGCATAGTGACAAAGGATTTCAAAAGGAGCGGGACGGGCTGCGCAGAAAGCATCAGGAATTCCTGGAGCGCCATTGACCGCCTTTCCTCAACAG atgAAGGTTTACTGTGGCTTTCCAAGACATTTCATTTGTGCAGCCCTTTGAAAAATCTTCAGGATGTCGCTGTATTGAAGAGAGGGCTGAGTGATACCTGGATAAACTTGGCTATGATGAACTATCCCTATAAAGCTGACTTCTTAGAGCCTCTGCCAGCTTGGCCTATAGAG GAAGTCTGCAAGTTCTTGAAGGATCCCAGTCTCTCCGACAGATTGCTGCTGCAGAATGTTTTCCAGGCAATAAATATTTACTACAATTATTCAGGACAAATCCTATGTTTCGACATGGCTGAGACTGCAACAAAGAGTCTGGGCCACTTGGGTTGGAACTATCAG ACTTGCACTGAGATGGTGATGCCATTGTGCACAGATGGTGTCAATGACATGTTTGAGCCTCAGAAATGGGACTTGAAGGCACGTTCAGAAGAGTGTTACAAGCTGTGGGGAGTGAGGCCTCGCCCCTCTTGGATTATTTCTATGTACGGAGGGAAAAACATCCATTCACACAGCAACATCATCTTCAG ATTCCCTGGCATTCCCTTGTCTTGTGTTAAACATGGCGTTTACGTTCAGACCCTGCAATCTGGACCTCTCACACTCTTGAGCAAG
- the PRCP gene encoding lysosomal Pro-X carboxypeptidase isoform X1, translating to MPRLLLFLLLLGASGALPALPRRRGARTPTVPYLIRYFQQQVDHFGFDDNLTFQQRYLIADQHWKKNNGPILFYTGNEGDVTWFSNNTGFMWDVAQELNAMVVFAEHRYYGESLPFGNESYSDSKRLNYLTSEQALADFAVLIEHLKSTIAGARYSPVIAIGGSYGGMLAAWFRMKYPHLVVGALAASAPIWQFGDLVPCGAFFSIVTKDFKRSGTGCAESIRNSWSAIDRLSSTDEGLLWLSKTFHLCSPLKNLQDVAVLKRGLSDTWINLAMMNYPYKADFLEPLPAWPIEEVCKFLKDPSLSDRLLLQNVFQAINIYYNYSGQILCFDMAETATKSLGHLGWNYQTCTEMVMPLCTDGVNDMFEPQKWDLKARSEECYKLWGVRPRPSWIISMYGGKNIHSHSNIIFSNGGLDPWSAGGVTRNISHSLVAIMIPEGAHHLDLRGRNPSDPKSVQQARDLELCYMKQWIKMARRH from the exons GTTGATCACTTTGGATTTGATGATAATCTTACATTCCAGCAGCGGTATCTCATAGCAGATCAGCACTGGAAGAAAAACAATGGACCGATACTATTTTATACAGGCAATGAAGGGGATGTCACATGGTTCTCCAACAATACA GGTTTTATGTGGGATGTGGCTCAAGAACTTAACGCCATGGTAGTATTTGCTGAACATAGGTATTATGGAGAATCTTTGCCCTTTGGGAATGAGTCTTATAGT GACTCCAAGCGTCTGAATTACCTGACATCAGAACAAGCTCTGGCAGACTTTGCGGTACTGATTGAGCACTTAAAGTCGACCATTGCAGGAGCCCGTTACAGTCCTGTCATCGCTATAGGAGGGTCTTATGGAGGAATGCTTGCAGCCTGGTTTAGGATGAAGTACCCCCATCTGGTAGTTGG AGCTCTGGCAGCCTCTGCCCCCATCTGGCAGTTTGGTGATTTGGTTCCGTGTGGCGCTTTCTTCAGCATAGTGACAAAGGATTTCAAAAGGAGCGGGACGGGCTGCGCAGAAAGCATCAGGAATTCCTGGAGCGCCATTGACCGCCTTTCCTCAACAG atgAAGGTTTACTGTGGCTTTCCAAGACATTTCATTTGTGCAGCCCTTTGAAAAATCTTCAGGATGTCGCTGTATTGAAGAGAGGGCTGAGTGATACCTGGATAAACTTGGCTATGATGAACTATCCCTATAAAGCTGACTTCTTAGAGCCTCTGCCAGCTTGGCCTATAGAG GAAGTCTGCAAGTTCTTGAAGGATCCCAGTCTCTCCGACAGATTGCTGCTGCAGAATGTTTTCCAGGCAATAAATATTTACTACAATTATTCAGGACAAATCCTATGTTTCGACATGGCTGAGACTGCAACAAAGAGTCTGGGCCACTTGGGTTGGAACTATCAG ACTTGCACTGAGATGGTGATGCCATTGTGCACAGATGGTGTCAATGACATGTTTGAGCCTCAGAAATGGGACTTGAAGGCACGTTCAGAAGAGTGTTACAAGCTGTGGGGAGTGAGGCCTCGCCCCTCTTGGATTATTTCTATGTACGGAGGGAAAAACATCCATTCACACAGCAACATCATCTTCAG CAACGGTGGCTTGGACCCGTGGTCTGCAGGTGGGGTGACCCGGAACATCAGCCATTCCCTCGTGGCCATCATGATCCCTGAGGGAGCCCATCACCTGGACCTACGTGGCCGCAACCCTTCGGACCCCAAATCTGTGCAGCAAGCTCGAGATTTGGAGCTCTGCTACATGAAGCAGTGGATTAAAATGGCCAGGCGCCACTGA
- the PRCP gene encoding lysosomal Pro-X carboxypeptidase isoform X4, translated as MWDVAQELNAMVVFAEHRYYGESLPFGNESYSDSKRLNYLTSEQALADFAVLIEHLKSTIAGARYSPVIAIGGSYGGMLAAWFRMKYPHLVVGALAASAPIWQFGDLVPCGAFFSIVTKDFKRSGTGCAESIRNSWSAIDRLSSTDEGLLWLSKTFHLCSPLKNLQDVAVLKRGLSDTWINLAMMNYPYKADFLEPLPAWPIEEVCKFLKDPSLSDRLLLQNVFQAINIYYNYSGQILCFDMAETATKSLGHLGWNYQTCTEMVMPLCTDGVNDMFEPQKWDLKARSEECYKLWGVRPRPSWIISMYGGKNIHSHSNIIFSNGGLDPWSAGGVTRNISHSLVAIMIPEGAHHLDLRGRNPSDPKSVQQARDLELCYMKQWIKMARRH; from the exons ATGTGGGATGTGGCTCAAGAACTTAACGCCATGGTAGTATTTGCTGAACATAGGTATTATGGAGAATCTTTGCCCTTTGGGAATGAGTCTTATAGT GACTCCAAGCGTCTGAATTACCTGACATCAGAACAAGCTCTGGCAGACTTTGCGGTACTGATTGAGCACTTAAAGTCGACCATTGCAGGAGCCCGTTACAGTCCTGTCATCGCTATAGGAGGGTCTTATGGAGGAATGCTTGCAGCCTGGTTTAGGATGAAGTACCCCCATCTGGTAGTTGG AGCTCTGGCAGCCTCTGCCCCCATCTGGCAGTTTGGTGATTTGGTTCCGTGTGGCGCTTTCTTCAGCATAGTGACAAAGGATTTCAAAAGGAGCGGGACGGGCTGCGCAGAAAGCATCAGGAATTCCTGGAGCGCCATTGACCGCCTTTCCTCAACAG atgAAGGTTTACTGTGGCTTTCCAAGACATTTCATTTGTGCAGCCCTTTGAAAAATCTTCAGGATGTCGCTGTATTGAAGAGAGGGCTGAGTGATACCTGGATAAACTTGGCTATGATGAACTATCCCTATAAAGCTGACTTCTTAGAGCCTCTGCCAGCTTGGCCTATAGAG GAAGTCTGCAAGTTCTTGAAGGATCCCAGTCTCTCCGACAGATTGCTGCTGCAGAATGTTTTCCAGGCAATAAATATTTACTACAATTATTCAGGACAAATCCTATGTTTCGACATGGCTGAGACTGCAACAAAGAGTCTGGGCCACTTGGGTTGGAACTATCAG ACTTGCACTGAGATGGTGATGCCATTGTGCACAGATGGTGTCAATGACATGTTTGAGCCTCAGAAATGGGACTTGAAGGCACGTTCAGAAGAGTGTTACAAGCTGTGGGGAGTGAGGCCTCGCCCCTCTTGGATTATTTCTATGTACGGAGGGAAAAACATCCATTCACACAGCAACATCATCTTCAG CAACGGTGGCTTGGACCCGTGGTCTGCAGGTGGGGTGACCCGGAACATCAGCCATTCCCTCGTGGCCATCATGATCCCTGAGGGAGCCCATCACCTGGACCTACGTGGCCGCAACCCTTCGGACCCCAAATCTGTGCAGCAAGCTCGAGATTTGGAGCTCTGCTACATGAAGCAGTGGATTAAAATGGCCAGGCGCCACTGA